One Cellulomonas sp. NS3 genomic region harbors:
- a CDS encoding TrmH family RNA methyltransferase — translation MSGGAQEPEPQDGVGVGPWPGGPDAWPDLAGLDGRPRYDPELLAHGDRRNVVDRYRYWTLEAVVADLDTRRHPFHVAVENWAHDLNIGSVVRTANAFAAAEVHIVGRRRWNRRGAMVTDRYQHVRHHPTVEDLLAWAATAGPDGGGLPVLGVDNLPGSVPLEGYPLPRACVLVFGQESVGLSGAARAGVRDVLHIAQFGSTRSINAGAAAAIAMHAWVAQHAGPPPDAPSAG, via the coding sequence GTGAGCGGCGGCGCGCAGGAGCCGGAGCCGCAGGACGGCGTCGGCGTCGGCCCGTGGCCCGGCGGCCCGGACGCCTGGCCGGACCTCGCGGGCCTTGACGGCCGCCCCCGCTACGACCCCGAGCTGCTCGCGCACGGCGACCGGCGCAACGTCGTCGACCGCTACCGCTACTGGACCCTCGAGGCCGTCGTCGCGGACCTCGACACCCGCCGGCACCCGTTCCACGTCGCCGTCGAGAACTGGGCCCACGACCTCAACATCGGCTCGGTCGTGCGCACCGCGAACGCGTTCGCGGCGGCCGAGGTGCACATCGTCGGCCGCCGCCGCTGGAACCGCCGCGGCGCGATGGTGACCGACCGCTACCAGCACGTGCGCCACCACCCGACGGTCGAGGACCTGCTGGCCTGGGCGGCGACCGCCGGGCCGGACGGCGGCGGGCTGCCCGTGCTCGGCGTCGACAACCTGCCGGGCTCCGTCCCGCTCGAGGGGTACCCGCTGCCGCGCGCGTGCGTGCTCGTCTTCGGGCAGGAGTCCGTCGGGCTGTCCGGCGCCGCGCGGGCGGGCGTGCGGGACGTGCTGCACATCGCCCAGTTCGGCTCGACGAGGTCCATCAACGCGGGCGCTGCGGCCGCGATCGCGATGCACGCGTGGGTCGCGCAGCACGCCGGCCCGCCCCCGGACGCCCCGTCCGCTGGGTAG
- the fbaA gene encoding class II fructose-bisphosphate aldolase — MPIATPEVYNELIDRAKAGKFAYPAVNVTSSSTLTAALQGFADAESDGIIQVSVGGAEYASGATIKDRIAGSLALAAYAHEVAKNYPITVALHTDHCAKQNLDSWVRPLLALEAEQVKAGKLPTFQSHMWDGSSVPLDENLVIAEELLELSQAARTILEIEVGVVGGEEDGHTAEINDKLYTTVEDGLATVKALGSGEKGRYLTALTFGNVHGVYKPGAVKLRPSILAEIQKAVGDAIGKENPFDLVFHGGSGSTEAEIAEAVDNGVIKMNIDTDTQYAYTRPVAGHMFANYDGVLKIDGEVGNKKMYDPRVWGKAAEAGLAARLVEAAQQLRSAGHKL; from the coding sequence ATGCCCATCGCTACCCCCGAGGTGTACAACGAGCTGATCGACCGGGCGAAGGCCGGCAAGTTCGCGTACCCGGCCGTCAACGTCACGTCGTCCTCGACGCTCACCGCGGCCCTCCAGGGCTTCGCGGACGCCGAGAGCGACGGGATCATCCAGGTGTCCGTCGGTGGCGCCGAGTACGCCTCCGGCGCGACGATCAAGGACCGCATCGCCGGTTCGCTGGCCCTCGCCGCGTACGCGCACGAGGTCGCCAAGAACTACCCGATCACGGTCGCGCTGCACACCGACCACTGCGCCAAGCAGAACCTCGACTCGTGGGTCCGCCCGCTCCTCGCCCTCGAGGCCGAGCAGGTCAAGGCCGGCAAGCTCCCCACGTTCCAGTCGCACATGTGGGACGGCTCGTCCGTGCCGCTCGACGAGAACCTGGTCATCGCCGAGGAGCTCCTCGAGCTCTCGCAGGCGGCCCGCACGATCCTCGAGATCGAGGTCGGCGTCGTCGGTGGCGAGGAGGACGGCCACACGGCCGAGATCAACGACAAGCTGTACACGACCGTCGAGGACGGCCTGGCCACGGTCAAGGCGCTCGGCTCGGGCGAGAAGGGCCGCTACCTGACGGCCCTCACGTTCGGCAACGTGCACGGCGTCTACAAGCCGGGTGCCGTCAAGCTGCGCCCGTCGATCCTCGCGGAGATCCAGAAGGCCGTCGGCGACGCCATCGGCAAGGAGAACCCGTTCGACCTCGTCTTCCACGGCGGCTCGGGCTCGACCGAGGCCGAGATCGCGGAGGCCGTCGACAACGGCGTCATCAAGATGAACATCGACACCGACACGCAGTACGCGTACACGCGTCCGGTCGCCGGTCACATGTTCGCCAACTACGACGGCGTCCTGAAGATCGACGGCGAGGTCGGCAACAAGAAGATGTACGACCCCCGCGTCTGGGGCAAGGCCGCCGAGGCCGGTCTCGCGGCGCGTCTCGTCGAGGCGGCGCAGCAGCTCCGCTCGGCGGGCCACAAGCTCTGA